The Streptomyces sp. NBC_00162 genome window below encodes:
- a CDS encoding M23 family metallopeptidase, with amino-acid sequence MSAKRVITPRTRIAVGATALGAALALGAGTTAAFADTTQTALAGTAELVAEQAVAQAADAAKTAAAAKKATAAKTGLWDKPVAKYTLSATFGKGGSMWSHKHSGQDFAVPTGTPVKAAGVGTVVKAGPNGGGDGPAYGNAIVIKHANNTYSQYAHLSKIQVKIGQKVSAGKQIALSGNTGNSSGPHLHFEIRTTPNYGSAVNPVAFLRTVGVTI; translated from the coding sequence ATGTCCGCGAAGCGCGTCATCACCCCTCGTACCCGTATTGCCGTCGGCGCAACCGCTCTCGGTGCGGCGCTGGCCCTCGGGGCCGGGACGACCGCCGCCTTCGCCGACACGACGCAGACCGCCCTGGCCGGCACCGCCGAGCTGGTGGCCGAGCAGGCCGTGGCCCAGGCCGCCGACGCTGCCAAGACGGCGGCCGCCGCGAAGAAGGCGACCGCCGCGAAGACCGGCCTGTGGGACAAGCCGGTCGCGAAGTACACGCTGTCCGCGACCTTCGGCAAGGGCGGCAGCATGTGGTCGCACAAGCACTCCGGCCAGGACTTCGCCGTCCCGACCGGCACCCCGGTCAAGGCCGCGGGCGTCGGCACCGTCGTGAAGGCCGGCCCCAACGGCGGCGGCGACGGCCCCGCCTACGGCAACGCCATCGTGATCAAGCACGCGAACAACACGTACTCGCAGTACGCGCACCTCTCGAAGATCCAGGTCAAGATCGGCCAGAAGGTCTCCGCCGGCAAGCAGATCGCCCTGTCCGGCAACACCGGAAACTCCAGCGGCCCGCACCTGCACTTCGAGATCCGGACCACCCCGAACTACGGCTCGGCCGTCAACCCGGTGGCCTTCCTGCGCACCGTCGGCGTCACCATCTGA
- a CDS encoding LamG-like jellyroll fold domain-containing protein, which produces MTDGTNPQSNPQPEPAPGSGGYGFPPGPPAQGGYGFPPGQPAQGGYGFPPGQPAQDGGGYGYPQPGQPNPYQPDPYRQDPGEQQAPWSPAAQPGIPGAPGGDQPDWEAMADRSAAERRKKRLWMLGGGVTVLALLAGGGTFFLLGRDGDDPQNGGDDPSASASASPGDPSGSKSPAPYSATVEGDPTLLRDSNGKIGIRLGSDTTVGPVGKRFQIVSKGTANSYAQASEQAVDVTKSFTVTARLYNSAAKGARIAVSQGDGESFSFELGINEVNGKQAWIFRVQTGDKGAAATTQTVVAEGLNMVKTPTMLMGSYDAEKKTIALYVDGKKAGEAAVPGIWQAPGPLQLGRSRHHNIWTGAWQGAMHNIRIYESAFSPEQAAAYKEGKLGATTKPSHSWLLT; this is translated from the coding sequence ATGACCGACGGCACGAATCCCCAGAGCAACCCGCAGCCCGAGCCCGCCCCGGGGAGTGGTGGCTACGGGTTCCCGCCGGGACCTCCCGCGCAGGGCGGCTACGGCTTCCCGCCCGGGCAGCCCGCCCAGGGCGGGTACGGCTTCCCGCCCGGGCAGCCCGCGCAGGACGGCGGCGGCTACGGCTACCCGCAGCCCGGGCAGCCGAACCCGTACCAGCCCGACCCCTACCGGCAGGACCCCGGCGAGCAGCAGGCGCCGTGGTCACCGGCGGCCCAGCCGGGCATACCGGGGGCGCCGGGCGGCGATCAGCCGGACTGGGAGGCCATGGCCGACCGCTCCGCGGCCGAGCGGCGCAAGAAGCGGCTGTGGATGCTGGGCGGCGGGGTGACCGTACTCGCGCTGCTGGCCGGTGGCGGAACGTTCTTCCTGCTGGGCCGCGACGGTGACGACCCGCAGAACGGGGGCGACGACCCCTCGGCGTCCGCGTCCGCCTCACCGGGCGACCCCTCGGGGTCGAAGTCGCCGGCGCCGTACTCCGCCACCGTCGAGGGTGACCCGACGCTGCTGCGCGACAGCAACGGGAAGATCGGCATCCGGCTGGGCTCCGACACAACGGTCGGACCGGTGGGCAAGCGGTTCCAGATCGTCTCGAAGGGGACGGCGAACTCCTACGCGCAGGCCTCGGAGCAGGCCGTGGACGTGACCAAGAGCTTCACCGTCACGGCCCGCCTCTACAATTCGGCCGCCAAGGGCGCGCGGATCGCGGTGAGCCAGGGCGACGGCGAGTCGTTCTCGTTCGAGCTCGGCATCAACGAGGTGAACGGCAAGCAGGCCTGGATCTTCCGCGTGCAGACCGGTGACAAGGGCGCTGCGGCGACCACGCAGACCGTCGTCGCCGAGGGGCTCAACATGGTCAAGACCCCCACCATGCTGATGGGCTCGTACGACGCGGAGAAGAAGACCATCGCCCTCTACGTGGACGGCAAGAAGGCGGGGGAGGCCGCGGTGCCGGGCATCTGGCAGGCTCCCGGCCCGCTGCAGCTGGGCCGCTCCCGGCACCACAACATCTGGACCGGCGCGTGGCAGGGGGCCATGCACAACATCCGGATCTACGAATCGGCGTTCTCGCCGGAGCAGGCGGCCGCGTACAAGGAGGGCAAGCTGGGTGCGACGACGAAGCCGTCGCACTCCTGGCTGCTCACGTAG
- the cseC gene encoding two-component system sensor histidine kinase CseC translates to MRRFTLRTGIRWKITIAIAAVGALTALALSLVVHSAARVSMLESAREVQLDRVQFISRNAEAGRKPPMGAKLNDPDLPTPLREKARSGRRGTYVQETHKGAPEVWAAVPLENGQVLSLHTQFRESANMVRDLDRALVVGSVAVVVGGSALGVLIGGQISRRLRKAAAAAQRVAHGDPEVRVRDAVGGVVRDETDDLARAVDAMADALQQRLEAERRVTADIAHELRTPVTGLLTAAELLPPGRPTELVRDRAQAMRVLVEDVLEVARLDSASERAELQDVALGEFVSRRVTALMPEASVRVVADEIVSTDPRRLERILGNLLANAARYGRPPVQVDVEGRVVRIRDHGPGFPEALLREGPSRFRTGSTDRAGVGHGLGLTIAEGQARVLGARLTFRNVAAPGGSDREGAAAGAVAVLWLPEHAPTATGSFPVIKLPHG, encoded by the coding sequence ATGAGACGGTTCACCCTCCGCACGGGGATCCGCTGGAAGATCACCATCGCCATCGCCGCCGTGGGCGCCCTCACGGCGCTCGCGCTGAGCCTGGTAGTGCACAGCGCTGCCCGGGTGTCGATGCTGGAGAGCGCCCGCGAGGTGCAGCTCGACCGCGTGCAGTTCATCTCCCGCAACGCCGAAGCCGGGCGCAAGCCGCCCATGGGCGCCAAGCTCAACGACCCCGACCTCCCCACCCCGCTGCGGGAGAAGGCGCGCTCCGGGCGGCGCGGCACGTACGTCCAGGAGACCCACAAGGGGGCGCCGGAGGTGTGGGCCGCGGTGCCGCTCGAGAACGGGCAGGTGCTCTCGCTGCACACGCAGTTCCGGGAGAGCGCCAACATGGTGCGCGACCTGGACCGGGCGCTGGTCGTCGGCTCCGTGGCCGTCGTGGTCGGCGGCTCGGCGCTGGGCGTGCTCATCGGCGGTCAGATCTCGCGCCGGCTGCGCAAGGCCGCGGCGGCCGCGCAGCGGGTGGCGCACGGGGATCCCGAGGTACGGGTGCGGGACGCGGTCGGGGGCGTCGTACGGGACGAGACGGACGACCTCGCGCGGGCCGTGGACGCCATGGCCGACGCCCTCCAGCAGCGGCTGGAGGCCGAGCGGCGGGTGACCGCGGACATCGCGCACGAGCTGCGGACGCCGGTGACGGGCCTGCTGACGGCGGCGGAGCTGCTGCCTCCGGGCCGGCCGACCGAGCTCGTACGGGACCGGGCGCAGGCGATGCGCGTGCTGGTCGAGGACGTGCTGGAGGTGGCCCGGCTGGACAGCGCGTCCGAGCGGGCGGAGCTCCAGGACGTGGCGCTGGGCGAGTTCGTGAGCCGGCGGGTGACGGCGCTGATGCCGGAGGCGTCGGTACGGGTCGTGGCGGACGAGATCGTCAGCACCGACCCGCGGCGCCTCGAGCGGATCCTGGGAAACCTGCTGGCCAATGCCGCGCGGTACGGGCGGCCGCCGGTCCAGGTCGACGTGGAGGGCCGGGTCGTGCGGATCCGGGACCACGGGCCGGGCTTCCCGGAGGCGCTGCTGCGCGAGGGGCCGAGCCGGTTCCGGACCGGGTCGACGGACCGCGCGGGCGTGGGGCACGGGCTGGGGCTGACCATCGCGGAGGGGCAGGCGCGGGTGCTCGGCGCCCGGCTGACCTTCCGCAACGTGGCCGCTCCGGGCGGCTCGGACCGCGAGGGCGCGGCGGCGGGCGCGGTGGCGGTGCTGTGGCTGCCGGAGCACGCGCCGACGGCGACGGGCAGCTTCCCGGTGATCAAGCTTCCGCACGGCTAA
- the cseB gene encoding two-component system response regulator CseB, whose product MAETHVLFVEDDDVIREATTLALERDGFVVTAMPDGLSGLESFRANRPDIALLDVMVPGMDGVSLCRRIRDESTVPVIMLSARADSIDVVLGLEAGADDYVTKPFDGSVLVARIRAVLRRFGHAGGPQNGGPGSSDEGQDGERGVLSFGDLEVDTEGMEVRKAGAAVALTPTEMRLLLEFSSAPGTVLSRDRLLERVWDYDWGGDTRVVDVHVQRLRTKIGQDRIETVRGFGYKLKA is encoded by the coding sequence ATGGCCGAGACCCATGTCCTGTTCGTGGAGGACGACGACGTCATCCGTGAGGCCACGACCCTGGCGCTGGAACGCGACGGGTTCGTGGTCACCGCCATGCCCGACGGCCTGTCCGGCCTGGAGTCCTTCCGGGCGAACCGCCCCGACATCGCCCTGCTCGACGTGATGGTCCCCGGCATGGACGGCGTGAGCCTGTGCCGTCGCATCCGCGACGAGTCCACCGTCCCGGTGATCATGCTGTCGGCGCGCGCCGACTCCATCGACGTGGTGCTGGGCCTGGAGGCGGGGGCCGACGACTACGTCACCAAGCCGTTCGACGGCTCCGTGCTCGTCGCCCGGATCCGCGCGGTGCTGCGCCGCTTCGGCCACGCCGGCGGGCCCCAGAACGGCGGCCCGGGCTCCTCCGACGAGGGCCAGGACGGCGAGCGCGGGGTGCTCTCCTTCGGCGACCTGGAGGTCGACACCGAGGGCATGGAGGTGCGCAAGGCGGGCGCGGCCGTGGCGCTGACCCCGACCGAGATGCGGCTGCTGCTGGAGTTCTCCTCCGCGCCCGGCACCGTACTGTCGCGCGACCGGCTGCTGGAGCGGGTCTGGGACTACGACTGGGGCGGCGACACCCGCGTCGTCGACGTCCACGTCCAGCGGCTGCGCACCAAGATCGGACAGGACCGGATCGAAACGGTCCGAGGCTTCGGATACAAGCTCAAGGCATGA
- a CDS encoding SigE family RNA polymerase sigma factor — protein MAHGEVLEFEEYVRTRQDALLRSARRLVPDPTDAQDLLQTALVRTYGRWDGIADKSLADAYLRRVMINTRTEWWRARKLEEVPTEQLPDASVEDGSDQRADRALLMDILKVLAPKQRSVVVLRHWEQMSTDETAAALGMSAGTVKSTLHRALARLRQELESRDLDMRALERGDHTIRYEGRERCAA, from the coding sequence ATGGCGCACGGCGAGGTACTCGAATTCGAAGAGTACGTACGCACTCGGCAGGACGCGCTGCTGCGCAGCGCCCGGCGCCTGGTTCCGGACCCCACCGACGCGCAGGACCTCCTGCAGACCGCCCTCGTCCGCACCTACGGCCGCTGGGACGGCATCGCCGACAAGTCCCTGGCCGACGCCTACCTCCGCCGCGTCATGATCAACACCCGTACCGAGTGGTGGCGCGCCCGCAAGCTCGAAGAGGTCCCCACCGAACAGCTCCCGGACGCCTCCGTCGAGGACGGGTCCGACCAGCGCGCCGACCGCGCCCTGCTCATGGACATCCTCAAGGTGCTCGCGCCCAAACAGCGCAGCGTGGTCGTGCTGCGACACTGGGAGCAGATGAGCACCGATGAGACGGCCGCCGCGCTGGGCATGTCGGCGGGTACCGTGAAGAGCACTCTGCATCGCGCGCTGGCCCGCCTCCGGCAGGAACTGGAGAGCCGGGACCTGGACATGCGCGCGCTGGAACGCGGTGACCACACCATCCGGTACGAGGGGCGTGAGCGGTGCGCGGCCTGA
- a CDS encoding A/G-specific adenine glycosylase has translation MTASSVSSPESHALHSPVIAWFDEHARDLPWRRPEAGPWGVMVSEFMLQQTPVSRVLPVYEQWLARWPRPADLAAEAPGEAVRAWGRLGYPRRALRLHGAAVAITERHGGDVPREHAQLLALPGIGEYTAAAVASFAYGQRHAVLDTNVRRVFARTATGVEYPPNATTAAERRLARALLPADEDTAARWAAASMELGALVCTAKKPDCARCPVAGLCAWRLAGKPAHEGPPRRGQTYAGTDRQVRGRLLAVLREAVGPVPQAVLDTVWEEPVQRARALDGLVSDGLVEPLEGSLYRLPQT, from the coding sequence ATGACTGCATCCTCCGTTTCCTCCCCCGAGTCCCACGCACTGCACTCCCCCGTCATCGCGTGGTTCGACGAGCACGCCCGCGACCTGCCCTGGCGCCGCCCCGAGGCCGGCCCCTGGGGGGTCATGGTCAGCGAGTTCATGCTCCAGCAGACCCCCGTCAGCCGTGTCCTGCCGGTGTACGAGCAGTGGCTCGCCCGGTGGCCCCGCCCCGCCGACCTGGCCGCCGAGGCCCCCGGCGAGGCCGTACGGGCGTGGGGGCGGCTCGGCTACCCGCGCCGGGCGTTGCGGCTGCACGGCGCGGCCGTGGCGATAACGGAGCGGCACGGGGGCGACGTACCGCGGGAACACGCGCAGCTCCTGGCCCTGCCCGGGATCGGTGAGTACACCGCGGCGGCCGTGGCCTCCTTCGCATATGGGCAGCGGCACGCCGTGCTCGACACCAATGTCCGGCGGGTCTTCGCGCGCACCGCCACCGGGGTCGAGTACCCGCCGAACGCCACCACCGCCGCCGAACGGCGCCTGGCCCGGGCCCTGCTGCCCGCGGACGAGGACACCGCGGCCCGCTGGGCGGCGGCCTCGATGGAGCTCGGCGCGCTGGTGTGCACCGCCAAGAAGCCCGACTGTGCCCGCTGCCCGGTGGCCGGGCTGTGCGCGTGGCGCCTCGCCGGGAAGCCGGCGCACGAGGGGCCGCCGCGGCGCGGGCAGACGTACGCCGGGACCGACCGTCAGGTCCGGGGCCGGCTGCTCGCCGTGCTCCGGGAGGCGGTGGGACCGGTTCCGCAGGCCGTGCTCGACACGGTCTGGGAGGAGCCGGTGCAGCGCGCCCGGGCGCTCGACGGGCTGGTCTCCGACGGGCTGGTGGAACCGCTGGAGGGAAGCCTGTACCGGCTCCCGCAGACCTGA
- a CDS encoding phosphatase PAP2 family protein has product MDSTGLYLDITDFAHSTPTWVQSAFEAWTKYGLLLFGVLFLSVWWRSRGQSGPRTVALAVLAPVATAVAYVASELVKSTVDEERPCRAVAGAAASLVTCPASGDWSFPSNHSALAGAAAVALAMAVRRLALLTVPLALLMAFSRVFVGVHYPHDVAMGLLLGGSLAALFVLALAGPAGGIVAAMRASRVRAVVWFTGPGPAR; this is encoded by the coding sequence ATGGACAGCACAGGCCTCTACCTCGACATAACCGATTTCGCCCACTCCACACCCACCTGGGTGCAGTCGGCGTTCGAGGCCTGGACGAAGTACGGGCTGCTGCTCTTCGGAGTGCTCTTCCTGTCCGTCTGGTGGCGCTCGCGCGGGCAGTCCGGTCCCCGGACCGTCGCGCTCGCCGTCCTGGCCCCGGTGGCCACCGCCGTCGCGTACGTCGCCTCGGAGCTCGTGAAGTCCACCGTGGACGAGGAACGGCCCTGCCGCGCCGTCGCCGGGGCCGCGGCCTCGCTCGTCACGTGCCCGGCGAGCGGCGACTGGTCCTTCCCCAGCAACCACTCCGCCCTGGCGGGCGCCGCCGCCGTCGCGCTGGCCATGGCCGTACGCCGCCTCGCGCTGCTGACCGTCCCGCTCGCGCTGCTGATGGCCTTCTCCCGCGTCTTCGTCGGCGTCCACTACCCGCACGACGTGGCGATGGGCCTGCTGCTGGGCGGTTCGCTGGCCGCCCTCTTCGTCCTTGCGCTCGCGGGTCCGGCCGGCGGGATCGTCGCCGCCATGCGGGCGAGCAGGGTACGGGCAGTTGTCTGGTTCACCGGCCCCGGCCCCGCGCGGTAG
- the disA gene encoding DNA integrity scanning diadenylate cyclase DisA, whose protein sequence is MAAKDGAAASGKSGASSKQEAMMRASLSAVAPGQPLRDGLERIVRGNTGGLIVLGMDKSVEAMCTGGFVLDVEFTATRLRELCKLDGALILDKDITKILRAGVQLVPDASIPTEETGTRHRTADRVSKQCGFPVVSVSQSMRLIALYVDGERRVLEESGAILSRANQALATLERYKLRLDEVAGTLSALEIEDLVTVRDVTAVAQRLEMVRRIATEIAEYVVELGTDGRLLSLQLDELTVGIEQERELVIRDYVPEPTAKRSRTVEEALPALDALTHPELLELAIVAKALGYTGSPETLDSAVSPRGYRLLAKVPRLPGAIIERLVEHFGGLQKLLAASVDDLQTVDGVGEARARSVREGLSRLAESSILERYV, encoded by the coding sequence GTGGCAGCCAAGGACGGGGCAGCAGCATCCGGCAAGTCGGGCGCGAGCTCCAAGCAGGAGGCCATGATGCGCGCCTCGCTGAGCGCGGTCGCACCTGGTCAGCCGCTGCGTGACGGCCTGGAACGGATCGTCCGCGGCAACACCGGCGGGCTCATCGTCCTCGGCATGGACAAGAGCGTCGAAGCGATGTGCACCGGCGGGTTCGTCCTGGACGTGGAGTTCACGGCGACCCGGCTGCGCGAGCTGTGCAAGCTCGACGGCGCGCTCATCCTGGACAAGGACATCACCAAGATCCTGCGGGCCGGCGTGCAGCTGGTGCCGGACGCGTCGATCCCGACGGAGGAGACCGGAACGCGGCACCGTACGGCGGACCGCGTGTCCAAGCAGTGCGGCTTCCCGGTGGTGTCGGTCTCGCAGTCGATGCGGCTGATCGCGCTGTACGTGGACGGGGAGCGGCGGGTCCTGGAGGAGTCCGGGGCGATCCTGTCGCGGGCGAACCAGGCGCTGGCCACGCTGGAGCGGTACAAGCTGCGCCTCGACGAGGTCGCGGGCACGCTGTCGGCACTGGAGATCGAGGACCTGGTCACGGTCCGCGACGTGACCGCGGTCGCGCAGCGGCTGGAAATGGTCCGCCGGATCGCGACCGAGATCGCCGAGTACGTCGTCGAACTGGGTACGGACGGGCGGCTGCTGTCGCTCCAGCTGGACGAGCTGACGGTCGGCATCGAGCAGGAGCGGGAGCTGGTGATCCGGGACTACGTTCCGGAGCCGACGGCGAAGCGTTCCCGCACGGTGGAGGAGGCGCTGCCGGCGCTGGACGCGCTGACGCATCCGGAGCTGCTGGAACTGGCGATCGTGGCGAAGGCGCTGGGCTACACCGGGTCCCCGGAGACCCTGGACTCGGCGGTGTCGCCCCGCGGGTACCGGCTGCTGGCGAAGGTTCCCCGGCTGCCGGGGGCCATCATCGAGCGGCTCGTGGAGCACTTCGGGGGCCTGCAGAAGCTGCTGGCGGCGTCGGTGGACGACCTCCAGACGGTCGACGGCGTCGGCGAGGCGCGCGCCCGCAGCGTCCGCGAGGGCCTGTCCCGCCTGGCGGAGTCCTCGATCCTCGAGCGCTACGTCTGA
- the radA gene encoding DNA repair protein RadA, whose product MAARTARSSAKDRPSYRCTECGWTTAKWLGRCPECQAWGTVEEMGAPAVRTTAAGRVSTAAVPIAQVDGRTATARSTGVDELDRVLGGGLVPGAVVLLAGEPGVGKSTLLLDVAAKAASDEHRTLYVTGEESASQVRLRADRINALSDHLYLAAETDLSAVLGHLDAVKPSLLILDSVQTVASPEIDGAPGGMAQVREVAGALIRASKERGMSTLLVGHVTKDGAIAGPRLLEHLVDVVLSFEGDRHARLRLVRGVKNRYGATDEVGCFELHDEGITGLADPSGLFLTRRAEAVPGTCLTVTLEGKRPLVAEVQALTVDSQIPSPRRTTSGLETSRVSMMLAVLEQRGRITALGKRDIYSATVGGVKLTEPAADLAIALALASAASDVPLPKNLVAIGEVGLAGEVRRVTGVQRRLAEAHRLGFTHALVPSDPGKVPAGMKVTEVADMGDALRVLPRGRSRAAAKE is encoded by the coding sequence ATGGCTGCCCGCACTGCTCGTTCATCCGCCAAGGACCGGCCGTCCTACCGCTGTACCGAGTGCGGCTGGACGACCGCGAAGTGGCTCGGGCGGTGTCCCGAGTGCCAGGCGTGGGGCACCGTCGAGGAGATGGGCGCACCCGCCGTGCGGACCACCGCCGCAGGCCGGGTGTCGACCGCCGCGGTGCCGATCGCGCAGGTCGACGGCCGGACGGCGACCGCGCGCAGCACCGGCGTGGACGAGCTGGACCGGGTCCTCGGCGGCGGGCTCGTGCCCGGCGCCGTGGTGCTGCTCGCCGGGGAGCCCGGCGTCGGGAAGTCGACGCTGCTGCTCGACGTCGCGGCGAAGGCGGCCAGCGACGAGCACCGCACGCTGTACGTCACGGGCGAGGAGTCGGCGAGCCAGGTGCGGCTGCGCGCCGACCGGATCAACGCGCTGAGCGACCACCTCTACCTGGCGGCCGAGACCGACCTCTCCGCCGTGCTCGGGCACCTGGACGCGGTGAAGCCCTCCCTCCTCATCCTGGACTCCGTACAGACCGTCGCCTCCCCCGAGATCGACGGCGCGCCCGGCGGCATGGCCCAGGTCCGCGAGGTCGCCGGGGCCCTGATCCGCGCCTCCAAGGAGCGCGGGATGTCCACACTCCTCGTGGGCCACGTGACCAAGGACGGGGCCATCGCCGGACCCCGCCTCCTGGAACACCTCGTCGACGTGGTGCTGAGCTTCGAGGGCGACCGGCACGCCCGGCTGCGGCTCGTGCGCGGCGTCAAGAACCGGTACGGGGCCACCGACGAGGTGGGCTGCTTCGAGCTGCACGACGAGGGGATCACCGGGCTCGCCGACCCGAGCGGGCTGTTCCTGACCCGGCGCGCCGAGGCCGTGCCCGGGACCTGCCTGACGGTGACCCTGGAGGGCAAGCGCCCGCTGGTCGCCGAGGTGCAGGCGCTGACCGTGGACTCGCAGATCCCCTCCCCCCGGCGCACCACGTCGGGCCTGGAGACCTCCCGCGTCTCGATGATGCTGGCGGTGCTGGAGCAGCGCGGCCGGATCACCGCGCTGGGCAAGCGGGACATCTACAGCGCCACCGTGGGCGGGGTGAAGCTGACCGAGCCGGCCGCCGACCTGGCCATCGCCCTGGCCCTGGCCTCCGCCGCCAGCGACGTCCCGCTCCCGAAGAACCTCGTGGCCATCGGGGAGGTCGGCCTGGCCGGCGAGGTGCGCCGGGTGACCGGCGTACAGCGGCGGCTCGCGGAGGCGCACCGGCTCGGTTTCACGCACGCCCTGGTGCCGTCGGATCCGGGCAAGGTACCGGCCGGGATGAAGGTGACCGAGGTCGCCGACATGGGCGACGCCCTGCGGGTCCTGCCGCGCGGGCGGTCCCGTGCGGCGGCCAAGGAGTAG
- a CDS encoding BACON domain-containing protein — MNSSSQAHSSSRSGAHRAHGRTPHEGEPPPAFRHEPYLDGLFTYCLSVLCDHDTATDVLGDVLAVADRHPGRCPDEGDRRAWLYALARWGCLHRLAEQRRVRQGAHCARRAPEHTYPGRAPGGGTEGDPSGGAHRTLDVSAYRRTELARLAWPEAAGTTPEQREALELAVRHRLGVTELAAVLGTPPAAARELLSGAACEVERTRTALSVVETGSCPSVSRLTGDGQVLLSTTLRAELVRHVDDCPRCRRVAERVGAGAPWPGSGGIDTAALPLVPAPRTAVHAAMLRSGGRGRRPAPRFDRTGFPMDPKDRAARRDRMRARAVTTTVVATVVAAPVLALWAAYRGTPSTGEPVGDAATRISASESDLPLPPHVGGRPLTAYENAGNAASTTGGPGFAPGSAEPDVSVEVISTGPPPAADRAGGPGRLTVAASSHGATTLLTLTASGGAPVDWRLWSDAPWLRASRTAGTLAPGESVTLRIAVDTEAQPVGGWTARVGVDPGGAVVSIQGRGRPAPTPEPPSTPDPTPTPTPTPSPTPTPTPTPTPTPTPTPTPTSGGTVSPDPGPAPSASASSA; from the coding sequence GTGAACAGCAGCAGCCAGGCACACTCCTCGTCACGCTCCGGCGCACACCGGGCGCACGGGCGCACGCCCCACGAGGGGGAGCCGCCGCCGGCCTTCCGGCACGAGCCCTACCTGGACGGCCTGTTCACGTACTGCCTGTCGGTCCTGTGCGACCACGACACCGCCACCGACGTGCTGGGCGACGTACTCGCCGTGGCCGACCGGCATCCCGGCCGCTGCCCCGACGAGGGTGACCGGCGGGCCTGGCTGTACGCCTTGGCGCGCTGGGGCTGCCTGCACCGGCTCGCGGAGCAGCGGCGCGTACGACAGGGAGCGCATTGCGCCCGGCGTGCGCCGGAGCACACGTACCCCGGCCGTGCGCCGGGTGGCGGTACGGAAGGCGACCCGTCCGGCGGGGCCCACCGCACGCTTGACGTGAGCGCGTACCGCCGTACCGAGCTGGCCCGGCTCGCCTGGCCGGAGGCCGCCGGGACCACGCCCGAACAGCGCGAGGCCCTGGAGCTCGCCGTCCGCCACCGCCTCGGCGTCACCGAGCTGGCCGCCGTCCTCGGCACGCCCCCGGCCGCCGCCCGGGAGCTCCTGTCCGGGGCCGCCTGCGAGGTGGAGCGCACCCGCACCGCCCTCTCCGTCGTGGAGACCGGCAGCTGCCCCAGCGTCTCCCGGCTCACCGGCGACGGGCAGGTCCTGCTCTCCACCACCCTGCGCGCCGAGCTCGTACGGCACGTCGACGACTGTCCGCGCTGCCGCCGCGTCGCCGAACGCGTGGGCGCCGGCGCCCCCTGGCCCGGCTCCGGCGGCATCGACACCGCCGCCCTCCCGCTCGTCCCCGCCCCCCGCACCGCCGTCCACGCGGCGATGCTCCGCTCCGGCGGCCGGGGGCGACGGCCCGCCCCGCGCTTCGACCGCACCGGCTTCCCGATGGACCCCAAGGACCGCGCGGCCCGCCGCGACCGGATGCGGGCCCGGGCGGTGACCACCACCGTGGTCGCCACCGTGGTCGCCGCGCCGGTCCTGGCGCTGTGGGCGGCGTACCGCGGCACGCCCAGCACCGGCGAACCCGTCGGCGACGCCGCCACGCGCATCTCCGCGAGCGAGTCCGACCTCCCACTGCCCCCGCACGTCGGCGGGCGCCCGCTGACCGCGTACGAGAACGCCGGGAACGCCGCCTCCACCACCGGCGGGCCCGGCTTCGCCCCGGGCAGCGCCGAGCCCGACGTCTCGGTCGAGGTCATCAGCACCGGGCCCCCACCGGCCGCCGACCGGGCCGGTGGCCCCGGCCGGCTCACCGTGGCCGCGTCCTCCCACGGAGCCACCACACTGCTCACCCTCACCGCGTCCGGCGGCGCCCCGGTGGACTGGCGGCTCTGGTCCGACGCGCCCTGGCTGCGCGCGAGCCGTACCGCGGGCACGCTGGCCCCCGGAGAATCGGTCACCCTGAGGATCGCGGTGGACACCGAAGCCCAGCCCGTGGGGGGCTGGACGGCCCGGGTGGGGGTGGATCCCGGCGGTGCGGTCGTCTCCATCCAGGGCCGCGGGCGCCCGGCCCCGACCCCGGAGCCGCCGTCGACCCCGGACCCGACGCCCACGCCGACCCCGACGCCGAGTCCCACGCCGACCCCGACGCCGACCCCGACACCCACTCCGACCCCGACGCCCACGCCGACGTCAGGAGGAACGGTTTCCCCCGACCCCGGGCCGGCGCCGTCGGCTTCGGCTTCTTCGGCCTAG